A single genomic interval of Rhinopithecus roxellana isolate Shanxi Qingling chromosome 11, ASM756505v1, whole genome shotgun sequence harbors:
- the RGR gene encoding RPE-retinal G protein-coupled receptor isoform X3, with protein MAETNALPTGFGELEVLAVGMVLLVEALSGLSLNTLTIFSFCKTPELRTPCHLLVLSLALADSGISLNALIAATSSLLRRWPYGSDGCQAHGFQGFVTALASICSSAAIAWGRYHHYCTRGQLAWNSAISLVLFVWLSSTFWAALPLLGWGHYDYEPLGTCCTLDYSKGDRNFTSFLFTMSFFNFAMPLFITITSYSLMEQKLGKSGHLQVPALVAKMVPTINAINYALGNEMVCRGIWQCLSPQKSKKHQAK; from the exons ATGGCTGAGACCAATGCCTTGCCCACCGGCTTTGGGGAGCTCGAGGTGCTGGCTGTGGGGATGGTGCTGCTGGTGGAAG CTCTCTCCGGTCTCAGCCTCAATACCCTGACCATCTTCTCTTTCTGCAAGACCCCGGAGCTGCGGACTCCCTGCCACCTGCTGGTGCTGAGCTTGGCTCTTGCGGACAGTGGGATCAGCCTGAATGCCCTCATTGCAGCCACATCCAGCCTTCTCCG GCGCTGGCCCTACGGCTCGGATGGCTGCCAGGCTCATGGCTTCCAGGGCTTTGTGACAGCGTTGGCCAGCATCTGCAGCAGTGCAGCTATTGCCTGGGGGCGCTATCACCACTACTGCACCC GTGGCCAGCTGGCCTGGAACTCGGCCATCTCTCTGGTGCTCTTCGTGTGGCTGTCTTCTACCTTCTGGGCAGCCTTGCCCCTCCTGGGTTGGGGCCACTATGACTATGAGCCACTGGGGACATGCTGCACCCTGGACTACTCCAAAGGGgacag AAACTTCACCAGCTTCCTCTTCACCATGTCCTTCTTCAACTTCGCCATGCCCCTCTTCATCACGATCACATCCTACAGTCTCATGGAGCAGAAACTGGGGAAGAGCGGTCATCTCCAG GTGCCCGCCCTCGTTGCCAAAATGGTGCCCACGATCAATGCCATCAACTATGCCCTGGGCAATGAGATGGTCTGCAGGGGGATCTGGCAGTGCCTCTCACCGCAGAAGAGCAAGAAGCACCAAGCCAAGTGA
- the RGR gene encoding RPE-retinal G protein-coupled receptor isoform X2: MAETNALPTGFGELEVLAVGMVLLVEALSGLSLNTLTIFSFCKTPELRTPCHLLVLSLALADSGISLNALIAATSSLLRRWPYGSDGCQAHGFQGFVTALASICSSAAIAWGRYHHYCTRGQLAWNSAISLVLFVWLSSTFWAALPLLGWGHYDYEPLGTCCTLDYSKGDRNFTSFLFTMSFFNFAMPLFITITSYSLMEQKLGKSGHLQVNTTLPARTLLLGWGPYAILYLYAVIADVTSISPKLQMVPALVAKMVPTINAINYALGNEMVCRGIWQCLSPQKSKKHQAK; this comes from the exons ATGGCTGAGACCAATGCCTTGCCCACCGGCTTTGGGGAGCTCGAGGTGCTGGCTGTGGGGATGGTGCTGCTGGTGGAAG CTCTCTCCGGTCTCAGCCTCAATACCCTGACCATCTTCTCTTTCTGCAAGACCCCGGAGCTGCGGACTCCCTGCCACCTGCTGGTGCTGAGCTTGGCTCTTGCGGACAGTGGGATCAGCCTGAATGCCCTCATTGCAGCCACATCCAGCCTTCTCCG GCGCTGGCCCTACGGCTCGGATGGCTGCCAGGCTCATGGCTTCCAGGGCTTTGTGACAGCGTTGGCCAGCATCTGCAGCAGTGCAGCTATTGCCTGGGGGCGCTATCACCACTACTGCACCC GTGGCCAGCTGGCCTGGAACTCGGCCATCTCTCTGGTGCTCTTCGTGTGGCTGTCTTCTACCTTCTGGGCAGCCTTGCCCCTCCTGGGTTGGGGCCACTATGACTATGAGCCACTGGGGACATGCTGCACCCTGGACTACTCCAAAGGGgacag AAACTTCACCAGCTTCCTCTTCACCATGTCCTTCTTCAACTTCGCCATGCCCCTCTTCATCACGATCACATCCTACAGTCTCATGGAGCAGAAACTGGGGAAGAGCGGTCATCTCCAG GTGAACACCACTCTGCCAGCAAGGACGCTGCTGCTCGGCTGGGGCCCCTATGCCATCCTGTATCTATACGCAGTCATCGCAGACGTGACTTCCATCTCCCCCAAACTGCAGATG GTGCCCGCCCTCGTTGCCAAAATGGTGCCCACGATCAATGCCATCAACTATGCCCTGGGCAATGAGATGGTCTGCAGGGGGATCTGGCAGTGCCTCTCACCGCAGAAGAGCAAGAAGCACCAAGCCAAGTGA
- the RGR gene encoding RPE-retinal G protein-coupled receptor isoform X1 translates to MAETNALPTGFGELEVLAVGMVLLVEALSGLSLNTLTIFSFCKTPELRTPCHLLVLSLALADSGISLNALIAATSSLLRVSHRRWPYGSDGCQAHGFQGFVTALASICSSAAIAWGRYHHYCTRGQLAWNSAISLVLFVWLSSTFWAALPLLGWGHYDYEPLGTCCTLDYSKGDRNFTSFLFTMSFFNFAMPLFITITSYSLMEQKLGKSGHLQVNTTLPARTLLLGWGPYAILYLYAVIADVTSISPKLQMVPALVAKMVPTINAINYALGNEMVCRGIWQCLSPQKSKKHQAK, encoded by the exons ATGGCTGAGACCAATGCCTTGCCCACCGGCTTTGGGGAGCTCGAGGTGCTGGCTGTGGGGATGGTGCTGCTGGTGGAAG CTCTCTCCGGTCTCAGCCTCAATACCCTGACCATCTTCTCTTTCTGCAAGACCCCGGAGCTGCGGACTCCCTGCCACCTGCTGGTGCTGAGCTTGGCTCTTGCGGACAGTGGGATCAGCCTGAATGCCCTCATTGCAGCCACATCCAGCCTTCTCCG TGTCTCCCACAGGCGCTGGCCCTACGGCTCGGATGGCTGCCAGGCTCATGGCTTCCAGGGCTTTGTGACAGCGTTGGCCAGCATCTGCAGCAGTGCAGCTATTGCCTGGGGGCGCTATCACCACTACTGCACCC GTGGCCAGCTGGCCTGGAACTCGGCCATCTCTCTGGTGCTCTTCGTGTGGCTGTCTTCTACCTTCTGGGCAGCCTTGCCCCTCCTGGGTTGGGGCCACTATGACTATGAGCCACTGGGGACATGCTGCACCCTGGACTACTCCAAAGGGgacag AAACTTCACCAGCTTCCTCTTCACCATGTCCTTCTTCAACTTCGCCATGCCCCTCTTCATCACGATCACATCCTACAGTCTCATGGAGCAGAAACTGGGGAAGAGCGGTCATCTCCAG GTGAACACCACTCTGCCAGCAAGGACGCTGCTGCTCGGCTGGGGCCCCTATGCCATCCTGTATCTATACGCAGTCATCGCAGACGTGACTTCCATCTCCCCCAAACTGCAGATG GTGCCCGCCCTCGTTGCCAAAATGGTGCCCACGATCAATGCCATCAACTATGCCCTGGGCAATGAGATGGTCTGCAGGGGGATCTGGCAGTGCCTCTCACCGCAGAAGAGCAAGAAGCACCAAGCCAAGTGA